A window from Leptospira meyeri encodes these proteins:
- a CDS encoding GDYXXLXY domain-containing protein — MKRANWFVFLLINFLVFTGFLTYSVWEKEKIRKTGRLVFLPLLPKDPRSLFQGDYMVLNYDWERLETDENANAPKRGCMVFRIQNEEFIPIRLQENFTNLSLGEHCLKYYRSEFQLKIGAESYFFQEGDAELFSEAKYAGIRFLERGNNGDKLLVGLYDKNKQRLGKKEPY; from the coding sequence ATGAAAAGAGCAAACTGGTTTGTATTTCTCTTAATCAATTTTCTAGTTTTCACTGGATTTCTCACATACTCCGTTTGGGAAAAAGAAAAAATCCGAAAAACGGGGAGGCTTGTCTTTTTACCCTTACTTCCCAAAGATCCAAGGTCTCTTTTCCAAGGTGATTATATGGTCTTAAACTATGATTGGGAAAGATTGGAAACGGATGAAAATGCCAATGCTCCCAAACGTGGTTGTATGGTATTTCGAATTCAAAACGAAGAGTTTATCCCCATTCGTTTGCAGGAGAACTTTACCAATTTATCTTTAGGCGAACATTGTTTAAAATATTACCGAAGTGAGTTTCAATTGAAGATCGGGGCGGAATCTTATTTTTTCCAAGAAGGCGATGCTGAGCTTTTTTCCGAAGCAAAGTATGCTGGCATTCGTTTTTTGGAAAGAGGCAACAATGGAGACAAACTCCTTGTTGGGTTATATGATAAAAACAAACAACGATTAGGCAAAAAAGAACCTTACTAA
- a CDS encoding DUF4401 domain-containing protein, with protein MKTPWYIEILGFFGSLLAGGFFLLCFVVLGLLNNKHLNLFLGIFVMILVSVLSFLQTGRKKESFGPVLFSFLNQGFCLFLFGVYETFKPEDTSFLWLILCFQLIFFFFVSNPIQRFLSPILFFLFSCVLLLEYKLFYFFPLLTIVCLCLLFYFSLPKKAKKPFYHLPYSLSISLLILVGFSFFPELKEIPWITKCQSIILLLGGCYLLYKELVPKINFFSFLLFLIFFMLIFLPTFRTPGVITSSFLILIGFARGYSFLFYLAWVSFLLFYFGFYYDLETTLLEKAKMMIGSSFLFFVAYVFLRFSPLRKK; from the coding sequence ATGAAAACTCCTTGGTACATAGAAATACTAGGTTTTTTTGGATCCCTTCTTGCAGGCGGTTTTTTCCTTCTTTGTTTCGTGGTTCTCGGACTTTTAAACAACAAACATCTTAATCTTTTTTTGGGAATCTTTGTTATGATTTTGGTTTCGGTCCTTTCCTTTTTACAAACGGGAAGGAAAAAAGAAAGTTTCGGACCTGTCCTATTTTCATTTTTAAACCAAGGTTTTTGTTTATTTCTCTTCGGAGTGTATGAAACTTTTAAACCAGAAGATACTTCTTTCCTTTGGCTTATCCTCTGTTTTCAGCTGATATTCTTTTTCTTCGTTTCAAATCCCATCCAAAGATTTCTCTCACCGATTCTGTTTTTCCTGTTTTCTTGCGTTTTGCTTTTAGAATATAAGTTATTCTATTTTTTCCCTCTCCTCACCATTGTTTGTTTATGTTTATTATTCTATTTTAGTCTTCCTAAAAAAGCAAAAAAACCATTCTACCACCTTCCTTACTCACTCAGTATATCGCTTCTCATCCTGGTTGGTTTTTCTTTTTTTCCCGAATTAAAAGAGATCCCTTGGATAACAAAATGCCAATCCATTATTTTGCTATTAGGTGGATGTTATTTATTATACAAAGAACTAGTTCCAAAGATTAACTTTTTTTCTTTTTTACTTTTTCTCATTTTCTTTATGCTAATTTTTTTGCCAACGTTCCGAACGCCAGGGGTCATAACCTCATCTTTTCTTATCCTTATCGGATTTGCGAGAGGGTATTCCTTTTTATTTTACCTTGCTTGGGTTTCCTTTCTTCTATTCTATTTCGGATTCTATTACGACTTAGAAACAACTCTCTTGGAAAAAGCGAAAATGATGATCGGCTCTTCTTTCTTGTTTTTTGTAGCTTATGTATTTTTAAGATTTTCACCTTTGAGAAAAAAATGA
- a CDS encoding DUF2157 domain-containing protein, which produces MSSKKVMSLPPYGKKDLEDWIHFFESTLLIIGSALLLSGIFFLVAFNWNLLDRFTKLGIIFLLNIVFYLFTFFFRKKELLFEIGLTILFFLTGSALLVYGQIYQTGTDVYDLFLGWAILTLFLVPISRSGVVAGLWMVLFASTVYLYSVQVATGKENHFLFATTSLLFIFIGIVLDFQKSEFYSEKTKSFLSALGIFFALGFLNLVHVILFRIHSEFSTTLTYGFFQILLPLLFYGFVYIFYRWYRFRHLNLSLILLFGLGQILLKTADLFAIWAYSSAVNYLLFALSITLYTVWAVSHLNGLRRINGSGEVNP; this is translated from the coding sequence GTGTCATCCAAGAAAGTCATGTCATTGCCACCTTATGGTAAAAAAGATTTAGAAGATTGGATTCATTTTTTTGAATCCACTTTGCTCATCATAGGATCTGCCCTTCTGCTTTCGGGAATTTTTTTCCTAGTTGCTTTCAACTGGAATCTTCTCGATCGGTTCACAAAACTTGGGATCATTTTCCTCCTTAACATTGTATTTTATCTTTTTACCTTTTTTTTCCGAAAAAAAGAACTCCTATTTGAAATTGGTCTCACGATTCTTTTTTTCTTAACAGGCTCCGCCTTACTTGTGTATGGTCAAATTTATCAAACTGGCACTGATGTTTATGATCTTTTTTTGGGTTGGGCCATTTTAACCTTATTTTTGGTTCCCATTTCCCGCTCAGGTGTGGTTGCCGGATTATGGATGGTCTTATTTGCATCCACGGTCTATCTGTATTCGGTTCAAGTCGCAACTGGAAAAGAAAACCACTTTCTTTTCGCGACCACCTCGCTCTTATTTATTTTCATTGGAATCGTTCTTGATTTCCAAAAATCAGAGTTTTATTCGGAAAAAACGAAATCCTTTTTATCAGCTTTAGGAATCTTTTTTGCACTCGGTTTCTTAAACTTAGTCCATGTGATCTTATTTCGAATTCATTCCGAGTTCAGTACCACATTGACTTATGGATTTTTTCAGATTTTACTCCCTCTTCTTTTTTATGGATTCGTTTATATATTTTACAGGTGGTATCGATTTCGGCACTTGAACTTAAGTTTGATCCTACTCTTTGGTTTAGGCCAAATCCTTCTAAAAACAGCAGATCTTTTTGCCATTTGGGCTTATAGTTCAGCCGTTAATTATCTGCTTTTTGCACTTTCTATTACTCTCTATACGGTTTGGGCTGTCTCTCATTTGAACGGATTGCGAAGGATCAATGGTTCAGGAGAAGTTAACCCATGA
- the lepB gene encoding signal peptidase I: protein MSKSKNKVPFKTRLLAFVIPLACGLIAALIVKYYIITPVHIPNQFMEPTLKNGSTAYFNRWFRSKQLGIGDVVLARSPLDPDSVFIARIVGKPGDTVYVQKRMVFRNGTLLDPASFPESSSNDIPMIPQGKTESDDMPKMTVPEKSFFLLADNRELGVDSRTLGVIQESHVIATLW, encoded by the coding sequence ATGTCTAAATCAAAAAACAAAGTTCCTTTCAAAACAAGGCTACTTGCATTTGTTATCCCTCTCGCTTGCGGCCTAATAGCTGCTTTGATCGTTAAATACTATATCATCACTCCAGTCCACATTCCAAACCAGTTTATGGAGCCTACTTTAAAAAATGGATCTACCGCCTATTTTAATCGATGGTTCCGTTCCAAACAATTGGGAATTGGTGATGTGGTCCTTGCTCGCTCTCCTCTTGACCCTGATTCTGTTTTCATTGCAAGGATCGTTGGCAAACCGGGCGATACCGTTTATGTCCAAAAGCGAATGGTATTTCGCAATGGTACCCTTCTCGATCCTGCAAGTTTTCCTGAGTCCTCATCAAACGATATCCCAATGATCCCGCAAGGAAAAACAGAATCGGATGATATGCCAAAAATGACGGTTCCCGAAAAATCCTTTTTTCTACTTGCTGACAATCGGGAACTCGGAGTGGATTCTAGAACTTTAGGTGTCATCCAAGAAAGTCATGTCATTGCCACCTTATGGTAA